One Nocardia iowensis DNA window includes the following coding sequences:
- the glf gene encoding UDP-galactopyranose mutase, whose protein sequence is MTVASSPGNSANSTSQFDLIVVGSGFFGLTVAERAANELGKRVLVIDRRYHLGGNAYSEPDPDTGIEIHKYGAHLFHTSNKRVWDYVTQFTEFTGYQHRVFAMHKGQAYQFPMGLGLISQFFGRYFTPEEARKLIAEQAAEVDSKDAQNFEEKAISLIGRPLYEAFMRDYTAKQWQTDPKELPAGNITRLPVRYTFDNRYFNDTYEGLPKEGYTKWLENMAASDLIEVRVNTDWFEVREELRAANPDAPVVYTGPLDRYFDYQEGELGWRTIDFETEVLETGDYQGTSVMNYNDADVPFTRIIEPRHFHPERDYPNDKTVIMREFSRFAQTGDEPYYPINTPEDRAKLAAYRALAKKETATEKVLFGGRLGTYQYLDMHMAIGSALSMFDNVLRPHLETGAPLADESAE, encoded by the coding sequence GTGACCGTCGCATCGTCCCCGGGTAACTCCGCCAACTCCACCTCACAGTTCGATCTGATCGTCGTCGGTTCCGGATTCTTCGGGCTGACCGTCGCCGAACGCGCCGCCAACGAGCTCGGCAAACGCGTGCTGGTGATCGATCGTCGCTACCACCTCGGCGGCAACGCCTATTCGGAGCCGGATCCGGACACCGGGATCGAGATCCACAAATATGGAGCGCACCTGTTCCACACCTCGAACAAGCGGGTCTGGGACTATGTCACCCAGTTCACCGAGTTCACCGGGTACCAGCACCGGGTCTTCGCGATGCACAAGGGGCAGGCCTACCAGTTCCCGATGGGCCTCGGCCTGATCTCGCAGTTCTTCGGCCGCTACTTCACGCCGGAAGAGGCGCGCAAGCTGATCGCCGAGCAGGCCGCGGAGGTCGACTCCAAGGATGCGCAGAACTTCGAGGAAAAGGCGATCTCGCTGATCGGCCGCCCGCTGTACGAGGCGTTCATGCGTGACTACACCGCCAAACAGTGGCAGACCGACCCGAAGGAACTGCCCGCGGGCAACATCACCCGGCTTCCGGTGCGCTACACCTTCGACAACCGGTACTTCAACGACACCTACGAGGGCCTGCCCAAAGAGGGCTACACCAAGTGGCTGGAGAACATGGCCGCCTCCGACCTCATCGAGGTCAGGGTGAACACCGACTGGTTCGAGGTGCGCGAGGAGCTGCGCGCCGCGAACCCGGACGCCCCGGTCGTCTACACCGGCCCGCTGGACCGCTATTTCGACTACCAAGAAGGCGAACTCGGCTGGCGCACCATCGATTTCGAGACCGAGGTGCTCGAGACCGGCGACTACCAGGGCACCTCGGTGATGAACTACAACGACGCGGACGTGCCGTTCACCCGCATCATCGAGCCGCGCCACTTCCACCCAGAGCGCGACTACCCGAACGACAAGACCGTGATCATGCGCGAGTTCTCCCGCTTCGCGCAGACCGGCGACGAGCCGTACTACCCGATCAACACGCCGGAGGACCGGGCCAAGCTGGCCGCCTACCGCGCCCTGGCCAAGAAGGAAACCGCAACGGAGAAGGTCCTTTTCGGCGGCCGCCTCGGCACCTACCAGTACCTGGACATGCACATGGCGATCGGTAGCGCGCTGAGCATGTTCGACAATGTGCTGCGGCCGCATCTGGAGACCGGTGCGCCGCTCGCTGACGAAAGTGCAGAATGA
- a CDS encoding glycosyltransferase has translation MTSQSIVEDMTTETRAKSLLQRIILPRPGEPLDVRTLYVEESATNARRAHAATRTSLSIGAESEVSFCTYFNALPASYWRRWSILGSVVLRLELAGHGRVDVYRSKADGSRIHVQGKEFAVARGAESVHVEFETDLGPFEDGGWIWFDITTDTAVTLLSGGWHAPVEAPDEGTIAVGMPTFNRPTDLVKTLAALGSDPLVLAKIAAVIVADQGNRKVVDEPGFTEAAAVLGDRLAIYNQPNLGGSGGYSRVMYEALKTTDAQYIVYMDDDIEIEPDSILRALAFARFAKSPMLVGGQMLNLQERSHLHSMGEVVDRGIFMWTSAPNVEYDHDFAKYPLKDRDNSKLLHRRIDVDFNGWWTCVIPRRVAEEIGQPLPLFLKWDDVEYGLRARVHGYSTVTLPGAAVWHMAWSDKDDAIDWQAYFHLRNRLVVASLHLPGNGRAMVVNTIKATLKHLLCLEYSTVAIQNLAIRDFLAGPERLFQLLPSALGAVHELRKQFPDAVILPSSTELPLASHVEVGAVGEPANPIAKVVRLAKGLVHNLRPAHTQHHQTPQLNVPTLDARWFLLSQVDGVTVTTADGRGVVYRKRDPRQALGLFKEAMRLRKELAARFPEMQQRYRAAHPQLTSTAAWENAFGIGAETKGDEQ, from the coding sequence ATGACCTCCCAATCCATTGTGGAAGACATGACCACCGAGACCCGCGCGAAATCGTTGCTGCAGCGCATCATCCTGCCGAGGCCGGGTGAGCCGCTGGACGTACGCACCCTCTATGTCGAGGAGTCGGCGACCAACGCCAGGCGCGCGCACGCCGCCACCCGCACCTCGCTGTCGATCGGCGCGGAGTCCGAGGTGTCGTTCTGCACCTACTTCAACGCGCTGCCCGCGAGCTACTGGCGCCGCTGGAGCATTCTGGGATCGGTGGTGCTCCGCCTGGAGCTGGCCGGTCACGGCCGCGTCGACGTGTACCGGTCGAAGGCGGACGGTTCGCGAATCCACGTGCAGGGCAAGGAATTCGCCGTCGCGCGCGGCGCCGAGTCGGTGCATGTCGAGTTCGAGACCGATCTGGGGCCGTTCGAAGACGGCGGCTGGATCTGGTTCGACATCACCACCGACACCGCGGTCACCCTGCTGTCCGGCGGCTGGCACGCGCCGGTCGAAGCGCCCGACGAGGGCACCATCGCGGTCGGCATGCCGACCTTCAACCGGCCGACGGATCTGGTGAAAACCCTTGCCGCGCTCGGCTCGGACCCGCTGGTGCTGGCGAAGATCGCCGCGGTGATCGTCGCCGATCAGGGCAACCGCAAGGTGGTCGACGAGCCCGGCTTCACCGAGGCCGCCGCCGTGCTCGGCGACCGGCTCGCCATCTACAACCAGCCCAACCTCGGCGGCTCCGGCGGCTACAGCCGGGTGATGTACGAGGCGCTGAAGACCACCGATGCCCAATACATCGTCTACATGGACGACGACATCGAGATCGAGCCGGACTCGATCCTGCGCGCGCTGGCCTTCGCCAGGTTCGCCAAGTCGCCCATGCTGGTCGGCGGCCAGATGCTCAACCTGCAGGAGCGCTCGCACCTGCACAGCATGGGTGAGGTCGTCGACCGCGGCATCTTCATGTGGACCTCCGCGCCGAACGTCGAGTACGACCACGACTTCGCCAAGTACCCGCTCAAGGACCGCGACAACTCCAAGCTGCTGCACCGGCGCATTGACGTCGACTTCAACGGCTGGTGGACCTGCGTGATCCCGCGTCGGGTCGCCGAGGAGATCGGGCAGCCGCTGCCGCTGTTCCTGAAGTGGGACGACGTCGAATACGGGCTGCGCGCCCGGGTGCACGGCTACTCCACGGTCACCCTGCCCGGCGCGGCGGTCTGGCACATGGCGTGGAGCGACAAGGACGACGCCATCGACTGGCAGGCGTACTTCCACCTGCGCAACCGCTTGGTCGTCGCCTCGCTGCACCTGCCGGGCAATGGCCGGGCCATGGTCGTGAACACGATCAAGGCGACCCTGAAACACCTGCTGTGCCTGGAGTATTCGACGGTCGCCATCCAGAACCTGGCGATCCGCGACTTCCTGGCGGGTCCGGAGCGGCTGTTCCAGCTGCTGCCAAGCGCGCTCGGCGCGGTGCACGAATTGCGCAAGCAGTTCCCGGACGCGGTCATCCTGCCCTCGTCCACCGAGCTGCCGCTGGCCAGCCACGTCGAGGTCGGTGCGGTCGGCGAGCCGGCGAACCCGATCGCCAAGGTGGTCCGGCTGGCGAAGGGCCTGGTGCACAACCTGCGCCCGGCGCACACCCAGCACCACCAGACCCCGCAGCTGAACGTCCCGACGCTGGACGCGCGCTGGTTCTTGCTGTCGCAGGTCGACGGCGTTACCGTCACCACCGCCGACGGCCGCGGCGTCGTCTACCGCAAGCGCGATCCGCGCCAGGCCCTCGGCTTGTTCAAGGAAGCCATGCGTCTGCGCAAGGAATTGGCCGCACGCTTCCCGGAGATGCAGCAGCGCTACCGCGCCGCCCACCCGCAGCTGACCAGCACCGCGGCCTGGGAAAATGCCTTCGGCATCGGTGCCGAGACGAAGGGTGACGAGCAGTGA
- a CDS encoding phosphatase PAP2 family protein yields MSAVPSAQPVPAEVKILNAVQARIGTPEVIKAARGMSHFGEHALGWVGIAAAGWVVDKPRRRQWAGVAVGAVGAHAASIVIKRIVRRPRPNDPSVQVNVSTPSKLSFPSSHATSTTAAAVLLGRLTGLPFPAVLVPPMLLSRVVLGVHYPSDVLAGSALGAASAAVVLAAEKRLDDRHRKSLG; encoded by the coding sequence GTGTCCGCGGTGCCGTCGGCGCAGCCGGTGCCCGCCGAGGTGAAGATCCTCAACGCGGTGCAGGCCAGGATCGGCACACCCGAGGTGATCAAGGCCGCGCGCGGCATGTCGCACTTCGGTGAGCACGCGCTCGGCTGGGTCGGCATCGCCGCGGCGGGCTGGGTCGTCGACAAGCCGCGGCGCAGGCAGTGGGCCGGGGTCGCGGTCGGCGCGGTCGGCGCGCACGCCGCCTCGATCGTCATCAAGCGGATCGTCCGGCGGCCTCGCCCCAACGATCCGTCGGTGCAGGTCAATGTGTCGACACCGAGCAAGCTCAGCTTCCCGTCCTCGCACGCCACCTCGACGACCGCGGCGGCGGTGTTGCTCGGCCGATTGACCGGGCTACCCTTTCCTGCGGTGCTCGTCCCGCCGATGCTGCTGTCCCGGGTTGTGCTCGGCGTGCACTATCCCTCCGATGTGCTCGCCGGTTCCGCGCTCGGTGCCGCGTCCGCCGCCGTAGTGCTTGCCGCCGAAAAGAGACTCGATGACCGCCACAGAAAGAGCCTTGGTTGA
- a CDS encoding decaprenyl-phosphate phosphoribosyltransferase: protein MSEEPTGTDLAEAVVKGPPKTLAGGLFKAVRPRQWVKNVLVLAAPLAAGTANELDVLRPIGIAFVVFCMAASGIYLINDALDVDADRAHPTKRYRPIAAGVVPIKLAYLLSVVLLVGSIAGSFLASWHLAVVMAVYIGIQLAYCLGLKHQAVLDICIVSSGFLLRAVAGGAAANIILSQWFLLIMAFGSLFMAAGKRYAELQIALGTGAKIRKSLEYYTPTYLRFIWTLAATAVVVFYGLWAFQQDGLKDTNWFSISMIPFTIAILRYAVDVDGGEAGEPEEIALGDRVLQFLAIAWIGAVGVAVYLT from the coding sequence ATGAGTGAAGAGCCAACCGGAACCGACCTAGCCGAAGCGGTCGTCAAGGGTCCGCCGAAGACATTGGCCGGTGGGCTGTTCAAGGCTGTCCGGCCACGGCAGTGGGTCAAGAACGTCCTGGTGCTCGCGGCCCCGCTGGCCGCGGGCACGGCCAACGAGCTCGACGTGCTCAGGCCCATCGGGATCGCCTTCGTGGTGTTCTGCATGGCGGCCTCGGGCATCTACCTGATCAACGACGCGCTCGACGTGGATGCCGACCGGGCGCACCCGACCAAGCGGTACCGGCCGATCGCCGCGGGCGTCGTCCCGATCAAACTGGCATACCTGCTCTCGGTGGTGCTGCTCGTCGGCTCGATCGCCGGATCGTTCCTCGCCTCTTGGCATCTGGCCGTGGTGATGGCGGTCTACATCGGCATCCAGCTGGCCTACTGCCTCGGGCTCAAGCACCAGGCGGTGCTGGACATCTGCATTGTGTCCTCGGGCTTCCTGCTGCGTGCCGTCGCCGGTGGCGCGGCCGCGAATATCATTCTGTCGCAGTGGTTCCTGTTGATCATGGCGTTCGGTTCGCTGTTCATGGCGGCGGGCAAGCGCTATGCCGAACTGCAGATCGCGCTGGGCACCGGCGCCAAGATCCGTAAGTCGCTGGAGTACTACACGCCGACTTACCTGCGGTTCATCTGGACCCTCGCGGCAACGGCCGTGGTGGTGTTCTACGGTCTGTGGGCGTTCCAGCAGGACGGTCTGAAAGACACCAACTGGTTCTCTATCTCTATGATTCCGTTTACCATCGCTATCCTGCGTTACGCGGTCGACGTCGATGGCGGCGAGGCCGGTGAACCCGAAGAGATCGCGCTGGGGGATCGCGTCCTCCAGTTCCTCGCAATTGCCTGGATCGGAGCGGTAGGTGTCGCTGTCTATCTCACCTGA
- the zomB gene encoding flagellar motor control protein ZomB produces the protein MLVAEVERTEYANEGPAEQPARSASRFARLSLATFVGGIALTVLLFAVGGWQRRWIADDGLIVLRTVRNLLAGNGPVFNEGERVETNTSTAWTYIVWFFSWLTEARLEYVVLGVAFTASMAAVVFAMLGAARLWGGTKSALLLPAGMLVYIAIPPARDYVTSGLESGLVICWLGLLWWQLIRWSQAERVRIPGLLGLVFLAGLAPLIRPEMTLVGGLALLMIVIAPMPEFRFGPIALRALIVAVAGLVPLGYQIWRMGYYGLPYPNTAVAKDAGGAKWGQGFTYLWDLVGPYYLWVPLLVLLVAGVVAARGKPGAPADPGGRHAAPDEQPRWNVQRIRLWLRSPGAVVTLVLVSGFLLTVYALRVGGDFMHGRMLLAQLFLLLLPVAVVPIRLPAGGLRSSTATDWSFAVVLFALLGAAGWALFAANTTAIKTGTKISSTGIVDERVYYVLNTGHDHPILAEDYLDYPRIRAMVDNIAETPNGGLLLNSPSFMFWYIAPPPQPIPAGGAGHTVYFLNLGMTSMNVPLNVRVIDQMGLAYPLAAHTERLTDGRIGHDKSLYPDWVIVDTGMVDKKPWMPWYLDEKWVTQARTAMSCPDTEALLVSYRDPFTFERFRHNLRNALRFAKYRIDRVPKYEIQRCGLVDPFPKAPQAPR, from the coding sequence ATGTTGGTAGCGGAAGTGGAGCGAACGGAATACGCGAACGAGGGGCCGGCTGAACAGCCGGCCCGCTCGGCGTCGCGGTTCGCCCGGCTATCCCTCGCCACATTCGTCGGTGGGATCGCGCTCACCGTCCTCCTTTTCGCCGTCGGCGGCTGGCAGCGCCGCTGGATCGCCGACGACGGCCTGATCGTGCTGCGCACGGTGCGCAACCTGCTGGCAGGCAACGGGCCCGTCTTCAACGAGGGCGAGCGCGTCGAGACCAACACCAGCACCGCGTGGACCTACATCGTCTGGTTCTTCAGCTGGCTGACCGAGGCGCGGCTGGAGTACGTCGTGCTCGGTGTCGCGTTCACTGCGTCGATGGCGGCCGTGGTGTTCGCCATGCTCGGTGCGGCGCGGCTGTGGGGCGGCACCAAGTCGGCGCTGCTGCTGCCCGCCGGAATGCTGGTCTACATCGCCATCCCGCCCGCCCGCGACTACGTCACCTCGGGCCTGGAGAGCGGCCTGGTGATCTGCTGGCTTGGCCTGCTGTGGTGGCAGCTGATCCGCTGGAGCCAAGCGGAGCGCGTCCGGATCCCGGGTCTGCTCGGCCTGGTGTTCCTCGCGGGGCTGGCCCCGCTGATCCGGCCGGAGATGACGCTGGTCGGCGGGCTCGCGCTGCTGATGATCGTGATCGCGCCGATGCCGGAATTCCGGTTCGGCCCGATCGCGTTGCGCGCCTTGATCGTTGCCGTCGCCGGACTGGTGCCGCTCGGCTACCAGATCTGGCGGATGGGCTACTACGGCCTGCCCTACCCGAACACCGCGGTCGCCAAGGACGCGGGCGGTGCCAAGTGGGGACAGGGCTTCACCTACCTGTGGGATCTCGTCGGCCCGTACTACCTGTGGGTTCCGCTGCTGGTGTTGCTCGTCGCGGGAGTTGTCGCGGCGCGCGGAAAGCCCGGCGCGCCCGCGGATCCGGGCGGTCGGCATGCCGCACCGGACGAACAGCCCCGGTGGAACGTGCAGCGAATTCGGCTGTGGCTGCGCTCGCCCGGTGCGGTGGTCACCCTGGTGCTGGTGAGCGGATTCCTGCTCACGGTGTACGCACTGCGCGTCGGCGGCGATTTCATGCACGGCCGAATGTTGTTGGCGCAGTTGTTCCTGCTGCTGCTGCCGGTCGCGGTGGTGCCGATCCGGCTGCCCGCGGGCGGACTGCGGTCGTCGACGGCCACCGACTGGTCCTTCGCGGTGGTGCTTTTCGCGTTGCTCGGTGCCGCGGGCTGGGCGCTGTTCGCCGCGAACACGACCGCGATCAAGACCGGCACCAAGATCAGCTCGACCGGCATCGTGGACGAGCGCGTCTACTACGTCCTCAACACCGGCCACGACCACCCGATCCTGGCCGAGGACTACCTGGACTATCCGCGCATTCGCGCCATGGTCGACAACATCGCCGAGACACCGAACGGCGGCCTGCTGCTGAACTCGCCGTCGTTCATGTTCTGGTACATCGCCCCGCCGCCGCAGCCGATCCCGGCCGGCGGCGCCGGGCACACGGTCTACTTCCTCAATCTCGGCATGACCAGCATGAACGTTCCGCTGAACGTGCGCGTCATCGACCAGATGGGCCTGGCCTATCCGCTCGCAGCGCACACCGAGCGGCTCACCGACGGCCGGATCGGGCATGACAAGAGCCTGTACCCGGACTGGGTCATCGTGGACACCGGCATGGTGGACAAGAAGCCGTGGATGCCGTGGTACCTGGACGAGAAGTGGGTGACCCAGGCGCGCACCGCGATGTCCTGCCCGGACACCGAGGCGCTGCTTGTCTCCTATCGCGACCCGTTCACCTTCGAGCGCTTCCGGCACAACCTGCGCAACGCGCTGCGGTTCGCCAAGTACCGGATCGATCGGGTGCCCAAGTACGAGATCCAGCGCTGCGGTCTGGTCGATCCGTTCCCCAAGGCCCCGCAGGCACCGCGCTAG
- a CDS encoding alpha/beta hydrolase, translating into MRGVIGRLNTRRAGSWLKRSVLVSMAILLPLGVSVAGPAGPASAAFNPDGFDFWVDSEMGPIKNRVFRAADGNTSRVVYALDGMRARPDLSGWEVDTEVVRELTKWNMNVVMPVGGPSSFYADWTGPSNFFGLGSAGSSSTGSANSGSGLLSGSAGMGKTNTYKWETFLTQNLRYALRDRLGFSPNGNAVFGLSMGGSAALTLAAYHPDQFRYAGSYSGYLNISAPGMREALRVAMLDAGGFNIDAMAPPWGPQWLRMDPFVFAPRLKANNTRLWISAGSGLPSAADGLSFNTVNAMGLEALALANTRAFQVRMLTLGANNATYDFPAVGVHNWTYWADEVYRMIPDMSANIG; encoded by the coding sequence ATGCGAGGCGTGATCGGGCGTCTGAATACTCGAAGAGCCGGATCCTGGCTGAAACGTTCGGTGCTGGTATCGATGGCGATTCTGCTACCGCTCGGGGTGTCGGTGGCAGGCCCGGCCGGACCGGCGTCCGCGGCATTCAACCCGGACGGCTTCGATTTCTGGGTCGACTCCGAGATGGGTCCGATCAAGAACCGGGTATTCCGTGCCGCCGACGGCAACACCAGTCGCGTGGTCTACGCGCTGGACGGCATGCGGGCGCGACCGGACTTGAGCGGCTGGGAAGTCGACACCGAGGTCGTGCGCGAGCTGACCAAGTGGAACATGAACGTCGTCATGCCGGTGGGCGGTCCGTCCAGCTTCTACGCGGACTGGACCGGGCCGAGCAACTTCTTCGGTCTCGGCAGCGCCGGGTCCTCGTCCACCGGCTCCGCCAACTCCGGCTCCGGCCTGCTGTCGGGCTCCGCGGGCATGGGCAAGACGAACACCTACAAGTGGGAAACCTTCCTCACCCAGAACCTGCGTTACGCGCTGCGGGACCGTCTCGGCTTCAGTCCGAACGGTAACGCCGTGTTCGGCTTGTCCATGGGCGGCAGCGCCGCGCTGACCCTGGCGGCCTACCACCCGGACCAGTTCCGTTACGCCGGTTCGTATTCCGGCTACCTGAACATCTCGGCGCCGGGTATGCGCGAGGCGCTGCGGGTGGCCATGCTCGACGCCGGTGGCTTCAATATCGACGCGATGGCGCCGCCGTGGGGCCCGCAGTGGCTGCGGATGGATCCGTTCGTGTTCGCCCCGCGCCTGAAGGCCAACAACACCCGGCTGTGGATTTCCGCGGGTAGCGGTCTGCCGAGCGCGGCCGACGGTCTGAGCTTCAATACCGTCAACGCGATGGGACTCGAGGCGCTGGCACTCGCCAACACCCGCGCGTTCCAGGTCCGGATGCTCACCTTGGGCGCCAACAACGCCACCTACGACTTCCCGGCCGTCGGTGTGCACAACTGGACCTACTGGGCCGATGAGGTCTACCGGATGATCCCGGATATGTCCGCCAATATCGGGTGA
- a CDS encoding alpha/beta hydrolase, with protein sequence MRTARWKGRPGRSGVTGSWVKRSALGIAVALLLPFGIAAAGSGATASAAFDPAAFDFWVDSGMGPIKSRILRARDGNTNRVAYVLDGMRAPENLNGWEIETNVPQVLADWNINVVMPVGGMSSFYADWNAPSELLGIPAGSGSSSGSGALNILAAGPGKSYRYQWETFLTHELRDALRDRLGFNPNRNGVFGLSMGGSAALTLAAYHPDQFSFAGSYSGYLNISAPGMREAIRVAMLDAGGYNVDSMAPPWGPQWLHMDPFVFAPNLVRNGTRLWIAAASGLPAANDPPSFNTLNGMGLEALALANTRAFQVRMATLGGGNTVYSYPAFGIHAWNNWTDEAYRMIPDMSANIG encoded by the coding sequence ATGCGAACAGCCCGCTGGAAAGGTAGACCCGGTAGGTCCGGAGTGACTGGTTCGTGGGTGAAGCGATCCGCACTGGGGATTGCCGTGGCCCTTTTGCTGCCCTTCGGAATCGCGGCAGCAGGCAGCGGCGCCACCGCATCGGCGGCATTCGACCCGGCGGCATTCGACTTCTGGGTCGACTCCGGTATGGGGCCGATCAAATCTCGGATCCTGCGCGCCAGGGACGGCAACACCAACCGGGTCGCCTACGTGCTGGACGGCATGCGCGCCCCCGAGAACCTCAATGGCTGGGAGATCGAAACCAACGTCCCCCAGGTGCTGGCGGACTGGAACATCAATGTCGTCATGCCGGTCGGCGGCATGTCCAGCTTCTACGCCGACTGGAACGCGCCGAGTGAGCTGCTCGGCATCCCGGCGGGCAGCGGCTCGTCCTCCGGCTCCGGCGCACTGAACATCTTGGCCGCGGGTCCCGGCAAGAGCTACCGGTACCAGTGGGAGACCTTCCTGACCCACGAACTGCGCGACGCACTGCGCGACCGGCTCGGCTTCAACCCGAACCGCAACGGCGTGTTCGGCCTGTCCATGGGCGGCAGCGCGGCGCTGACCCTGGCTGCCTACCACCCGGACCAGTTCAGCTTCGCCGGCTCGTACTCCGGCTATCTGAATATCTCCGCGCCGGGCATGCGTGAGGCCATCCGGGTCGCGATGCTGGACGCGGGCGGCTACAACGTCGACTCGATGGCGCCGCCGTGGGGTCCGCAGTGGCTGCACATGGATCCGTTCGTCTTCGCGCCCAACCTCGTGCGCAACGGCACCCGCTTGTGGATCGCCGCGGCGAGCGGCTTGCCCGCGGCCAACGACCCGCCGAGTTTCAACACCCTCAACGGCATGGGCCTGGAGGCATTGGCACTGGCGAACACTCGCGCGTTCCAAGTCCGCATGGCGACACTGGGCGGCGGCAACACCGTCTACTCCTATCCCGCCTTTGGCATCCACGCCTGGAACAACTGGACCGACGAGGCCTACCGAATGATTCCGGACATGTCCGCCAATATCGGCTGA
- a CDS encoding alpha/beta hydrolase, which yields MVASTPDMAGRRRLRHGVAGLVLALALPFGAALGGFGPDAQAAHNPAGFDFWVDSSMGPIKSRIFPAADGNTHRVVYALDGLRARNDLSGWEVDTEISRVLPQWNINLVMPVGGQSSFYSDWIAASNTNGQQRPYAWETFLTDNLRWALHDRLGFNPHGNGVFGLSMGGSAALALAAYHPDQFRYAGSYSGYLNVSAPGMKEGLRLAMLDAGGYNIDAMWGPPWDPRWLRNDPFMFAPLLRDNGTRLWIATGNGVNGPRDVINAPIDVYHLGNAMALETIALANTRAFEARMNSLGPSNAVFVYTPVGVHSWNYWQDQVFQMLPDLSANLG from the coding sequence ATGGTAGCCAGTACGCCCGATATGGCCGGCCGCCGCCGGCTTCGCCACGGCGTCGCAGGTCTCGTGCTCGCATTGGCGCTGCCGTTCGGCGCCGCACTCGGCGGCTTCGGCCCGGACGCACAGGCCGCCCACAATCCCGCTGGCTTCGACTTCTGGGTCGACTCCAGCATGGGCCCGATCAAGTCGCGAATCTTCCCGGCCGCGGACGGCAACACCCACCGCGTGGTCTACGCCCTGGACGGGCTGCGTGCCCGCAACGATCTGAGCGGCTGGGAAGTCGACACCGAGATCTCCCGCGTGCTGCCGCAGTGGAACATCAACCTGGTGATGCCGGTCGGCGGTCAATCCAGCTTCTATTCGGATTGGATTGCGGCCAGCAATACCAATGGCCAACAGCGGCCATACGCGTGGGAGACCTTCCTCACCGACAATCTGCGCTGGGCGCTGCACGACCGCCTCGGCTTCAACCCGCACGGCAATGGCGTGTTCGGACTGTCCATGGGTGGCAGCGCCGCGCTCGCGCTGGCCGCATACCATCCCGACCAGTTCCGTTATGCCGGTTCGTATTCGGGCTACCTGAACGTTTCCGCGCCCGGCATGAAGGAGGGGCTGCGATTGGCCATGCTCGACGCGGGCGGCTACAACATCGACGCGATGTGGGGCCCGCCATGGGATCCGCGCTGGTTGCGTAACGACCCGTTCATGTTCGCGCCACTGTTGCGCGACAACGGAACTCGACTGTGGATCGCCACCGGCAACGGCGTGAACGGACCGCGCGATGTGATCAACGCGCCGATCGACGTCTACCACCTCGGCAACGCGATGGCGCTGGAAACGATCGCGCTCGCCAATACCCGTGCGTTCGAAGCGCGGATGAACAGTCTCGGCCCGAGCAACGCCGTGTTCGTCTACACCCCGGTAGGTGTGCACAGCTGGAACTACTGGCAGGACCAGGTCTTCCAGATGCTGCCCGATCTCAGCGCCAATTTGGGTTGA
- a CDS encoding alpha/beta hydrolase — MRFGRAAAPMRTKSGRRGAPRSWRNRILAVGAAVMALPIAAGMAAPIATAAPVHAPVLRAPAGGFEDLMVPSSMGPIKVQVQWASRGGNAALYLLDGLRARDDRNAWSFETNALQQFANDNITLVMPVGGQSSFYTDWYAPSNTNGQKTTYKWETFLTKELPAFLEGYGVSRTNNAVAGLSMGGSGALALAAYHRDQFKFAASYSGYLNISAPGMREAIRIAMLDAGKFNVDSMAAPWSPAWLRMDPFVFAPQLKGLPMYISAASGLPGQYDAPNSAIGVFNTGNAMALEALSLVNTRAFQARLASLGIPARFDFPAVGTHSWKYWEGQLFASRNQILDATGAW; from the coding sequence ATGCGTTTCGGCAGGGCGGCCGCGCCGATGAGAACGAAGTCGGGACGGCGAGGCGCACCTCGTAGTTGGCGTAATCGAATTCTGGCAGTCGGTGCCGCCGTGATGGCGCTACCGATCGCCGCGGGTATGGCGGCCCCGATCGCCACCGCGGCGCCGGTGCACGCACCGGTATTGCGTGCTCCCGCAGGCGGATTCGAAGATCTGATGGTCCCGTCCAGCATGGGCCCGATCAAGGTTCAGGTGCAGTGGGCATCGCGCGGCGGCAACGCGGCGCTCTACCTGCTCGACGGACTGCGGGCGCGCGACGACCGCAATGCGTGGTCGTTCGAGACGAACGCACTGCAGCAGTTCGCGAACGACAACATCACCCTGGTCATGCCGGTCGGCGGTCAGTCCAGCTTCTACACGGACTGGTACGCACCGAGCAACACCAATGGCCAGAAGACCACTTACAAGTGGGAAACCTTCCTGACCAAGGAGCTCCCGGCCTTCCTCGAGGGCTACGGCGTCTCGCGCACCAACAACGCGGTGGCCGGTCTGTCCATGGGCGGCAGTGGCGCGCTGGCGCTGGCCGCCTACCACCGCGACCAGTTCAAGTTCGCCGCCTCCTACTCGGGCTACCTGAACATCTCCGCGCCGGGCATGCGTGAGGCCATCCGCATCGCCATGCTGGACGCGGGCAAGTTCAACGTCGACTCGATGGCGGCGCCGTGGAGCCCGGCGTGGCTGCGGATGGACCCCTTCGTGTTCGCCCCGCAGCTCAAGGGCCTGCCGATGTACATCTCGGCGGCCAGCGGCCTGCCGGGTCAGTACGACGCCCCGAACTCGGCGATCGGCGTCTTCAACACCGGCAACGCGATGGCGCTCGAGGCGCTCTCGCTGGTCAACACCCGCGCGTTCCAGGCTCGCCTGGCCTCGCTGGGTATCCCGGCCCGGTTCGATTTCCCGGCCGTCGGCACCCACTCCTGGAAGTACTGGGAGGGCCAGCTGTTCGCCTCCCGCAACCAGATCCTGGACGCCACCGGCGCCTGGTGA